Below is a genomic region from Citrobacter tructae.
ATATTGTTGCCGCACTAGATGCGGCTCAACAGCGAGGTGTTCGAGTACAAGTTGTTATCGATAAACGTCGAAATAAAGGAACTACATCACTGGCTGCAATGCGCGACATTACCCGCCATGGAGTGGAGCTTCGCATTGATGGGCATTACCATATTCAGCACGATAAGATGATGATTGTTGATGGTTCAACTTTAGAGACGGGTTCCTTTAATTACGCAAAATCAGCGGAGTATGACAATAGCGAGAATGTTATCGTAATTAAAAAGATGCCTGAAGTCGTGTCTCAATATCAGAAGCATTTTGCTTCTCGATGGGCGATATCTGAACCCTTTGAACTTAAAAAGCAGAGTTAGCCGCTCTTTACGCTAACGGCTTTGAACGTTCTACTTGTCGCTCAGAACAGATCTTTAGCTCAGTTATCTGGTCCGCTTCGAGCTGAGAATTCATTATGAGAAGCGGGTTAAATTTTTTTCATTAACACTGTTGGATCCCAAGGTAACCGATTTCCCTTGGAGCCGCAAAGTGATTTTAAACCGCTTCTTAGTGGCATCGTCAGTATGATTTGGGCAAAAAAATAACGTAAAATCATCACTTACGCTCGGGGTACTTGCTCCGCTTATGCTGATAAAGCAACTCATCGGCTTTCAGCATCGCCACTTCCAGTGTGTCTCCTGGCAGCAACTGATATGCCCCCCAGGAAAATGCCACCAGTTTATCCGTGTCAATCGCGAGTAATTGTTCCTGCGCACGGGTAATAACATCACGGGATTTATTCAGAGAATAATCGATAAGAACCAGACAGAACTCATCGCCCCCAAGCCGGATACCGTAGTCACTTTTACGAATGGTATTGCCCAGCGCCATCCCCAGCATCTGTATCACTTTATCGCCCATATGGTGGCCGAGAGAGTCATTTATTCTTTTGAGTCCATCACTGTCAATGGCGATGACCGTGACGGGGATAACTCTGTCAACGAGTGAGCGGATTTTATGTTCCAGCTCCGGTGTAATAACTTTTCTGTTATACAGCCCGGTCATCGCGTCCGTCACGTTATCCCTGGAAAGCAACGTTTGCCTGATTAATTGTTTATGGGCATACCGGCATAATGCCCAGGTTCCGAGGAGATAAAGCAGTAACAGCCATAAATTTGCAATAATGACGTAGATAGCATCCAGTTTCACATGCAGGGTGTAATACTGGGTGAGCGAGTCTTCATAACTGATCAAAGCATAAGATTTGATATATGGTTTATGGAAAACAATATGGCTGCCGGTTCCATTATCGGTGACATACAAAGAAAGGAATTGCCACAACAACGGACGGTCGACAGTATTAAACGAAACCACCAGATCGTCAATGTTGATGTCTGTAATCAGAATACCTTTTACTTTATCACCCAGAAATACCGGGGTAAGCATGCTGATAATATTATTGCGGGTATAGCCATCCTGATAAATATGAGACAGCGTGGTTTCCCCCGTCAGCAGATCTGTCAGGGCATTATCATCAATCGAAATCGTGTGTGTGCTGCGAGCGATATTGATGCTGCCATTATTACCCACGAGCCAGTTACTGAAGGTATAGTTTTGAGTGTTAACTGGCTGATTGATATAAATATAGTTGTGAGTAAGATCGATATAGTATCTGATATTTCTGAACCTATAGCCGGTATAATTTGAAAAGCTGTACTTCGACTGAGCCGCGCGCTCAGCGGTGTGAATAACCGATAGCGCGCCAATGTCTCCCCCCCACTCGTTACACGATCTATTGCGGGTTTGCAGGGTGCCGTCGAGGTTATTCCTGTTTTTCTTCAACAGATTGAATCCGTAAATACCCCCCTCGGTTTCAAGGTGCTGACATATTGCTGCCCGTTCAGTATCGTCGGGGGGCGCATCGGCTATTCGGCGATAAAATTCCCGCGAAAGGCGGGTGGCAATATTCTGGTTAATAGACTCTTCATGGAAAAGCGCCGACTTCCCATTTTCAGCGACATACCCCATATAGTTCTGTAAATCGTGTGCTTCACGAACAGCCAGCGTGGCAAACAGTGAGGTTGTGCAAACCAAGATCAGGATAATCGCACTGATATATTTTTGTCTGGACAAGATGGCTAATTCCCTGTTGTACCACCTGAAAATAATAGCAAGTGTAGCACCAAACAACGGCATTTTAGCAGGTGATGCCTCCAGGGACAAAGCTTCCGCCTCTTCTCGCAAAACAGCCTGGACGTTATTGCGCGGTCTGTACTGCGAGAAGAGGCGGGCATCATTTCTGCAGCACGCTAGGAGAGTAACCTGTTCGTTTGCGTCCCCTACATCGTCAACACAATTTTCCGGTGTTTAGGCCATCTTCAATACGCTGGGGAGTTTTACTGGCGTCTGCCAGCGTAAATACGCTGTCAATCACCGGGCTCAGCCCGTCTTTACCAGCGCTACTTTAAACCGATGGGACATCTCATGATTTACGTCCTGCGAACACGATTTCATTACTGTGCCAATAATCTGCAGATGACGTTACAGCACCCGAACCAGCGGGATTTTCGCGTTTTCAATGCCCCCCCATAACGCCAATCTGTACCAGACGACCACCAAAATTGAGTGCGTTCACGTTTCGTTCAAAAGAAGGTGCGCCAATGAAATCGAAAATCATATCAACACCCTTGTTATCTTAGATGCTGGCGGCAACCGCGGTAAAATCCTCAACAACAGGTACTGGTTCACTCTCATCAGGGCAGTCGTTCCTGAAATCACACGGTCTGGAAGTCTGCATGAGTCGTCGCGGTAACTGACACGACAACGTGGTTGCGGAAAGCTTTTTCCAGCTACTGAAACGCGAACGGATAAAGAAAAAGTTCTATGGAACGCGGGAAGAAGCCCGCAGCGATATTTTTGATTACATCGAAATGTTTTATAACTGTAGACGTCGGCATAGTCCGAGCAATCAGATGCCACCGACAGAATACGAAAACCAATATTATCAACGGCTCGGAAGTGTCTAGATTATCTGCGGCGATTTATTTCTAAAGTGTGTCCCATACCTTTATGCTGGTGTCATAATCTTAGTATGTTCACCCAACAACAACTTTTACTTTGGGTTTTGACAACAGAATCATTATCAGTTCTGTGAAAGCGACTGGCTTATAGAAATAGTATCCTTGCAGGAACGTGATATTATTTTTATTCAGATAGTCGAGTTGTTCTTTTGTTTCGACACCCTCTGCAACAATGCTCAACGAAAGTTTGCGTGCCAGCTCCAGTACACAATCTAAAATTCTGGTTGAATCTGGATCTGCATTAACTCGACCGATAAAACTCTGGTCAATCTTAATATAATCAATATGTAAATCATGGAGATATGACAGTCCTGAGTAACCTGTGCCAAAATCATCAAGTGCTATAACAAAGCCGTTCTCATGCAGTGTATTTAGCCTACGGACAAGATTTTCATCGACATGTAAGGGTTCTCGTTCGGTGACTTCAATGACTAAATGTAAATCGCTACGGTTGAAGCTATCCCGGTATTTCAGACATTCCTCCACAAAGGTGGGGGATGTAATATGGGTTGCACTATAGTTAATCCCAATATGAAATCCTTCCGGTAACTTGTTGGAAATGGTATTCATATGCTTCACAACTTGTATCATCAGGTTTCGGGTTAGCGGTATGATAAGACCTGACTTCTCGGCAACAGGAATAAAGGATGCGGGGGAAATATATCCTACCTTCGGGTGCTTCCACCTTGCCAATACTTCAACGCCACGTAGTGTCCCATCACTGCCATTTACAATTATTTGGTAAAAGGGAACGATTTCGCCAGCTATAATTGCTCTACGCAGGGTTTCTTCAGGTGTGTCATTTTTTTTGAAATATATTTCAAGAAAGTAGGCGGTTACACAAGATATTAGCAGGATGAAAATCAGTATGCCCGGACCTTTAGTGACAATTCTGAGTAGGCTAAACAACGGCGGCTGGTTGTAGATTATACTGTAATGATATTTTGTAGACTCAATCCTTCCGGCAAGTTGTTTGCTGGTATTTACTGTCGTCACATCACCAGACGTGCCGATGACACTCTTACCGACTAGTAAAGAATAATCTACCCCTTTCAACGGAACATTTAATGCATCCCGGATGTGCTGATCGCTAATGGTGACTAAAATGCGGCTTGCCACAAAATTTGTCTGGTATAACAGTATTGGCAGTTCATTTACGGTGTCTTTTGCTGGCACAAGAAGCAAGTTTGTATCAGACATACTGGGAATGTGAGTCAACAACACGCGATTACCCGGTAGCGATGAACACCATACCGCGCCTCTCTTGATGATGAGAATAGTCCGCAGATGAGGCTTCAGGGCGGCTTCAGTACCGAGCTGATATTGTTCTTCCAGATTGCATCCTTCAATCACGATATCCATAGCCGTTCGAGTCGCCATTGCAGCCTCATCAAGGATCCGATTTATATTTTTTTCTGCATACTTAGCCCCGGCAAGGCTGTCGGCGTTTGATGAATACCATAGCTGTAGGCTCAGAATAGAAACGCCGGCAAGAGAAAGGCACACAGCAACGATTATTGGAAGAAATGTACTGCGCATGATTGTGTCCTGTGGCGAAAAGAGTGAGAATTTCTTGGCCAATTCACCTTATACAGAGAGCATGGTAGACAGCGCTGGAAATAGCTATGACCAGAGCGCTATTTTGTCTGTATGCCGATCGTTGTCTTGAGAATCGGGTACTGAATGATGTTATCGAAAATGTTCCTGCTTGCTTGATGGATGCGAGGTGACTGTGCGCTGGTGTTATACCAGTGGACTCCAGCGCCATTTGTATTGCGTATAATGCGCTTTTATTCACTCTGAAAATTGTTGTGGCTAATGATATGAATCTCAATCGCTGTTGTTATTTGTTACTGATCGTAGCGGCGATCGGCAGCTATTTTACGTTGCATCCCCTGGTGGTATGGTTCTTGAGTGCTAACGTGCTGACGCTGGTGATATATGGCGTAGATAAAATAGCGGCGCGTAAGGTCTGGCGCAGAGTGCCGGAATCCACTTTGCTGGTGTTTGGGGTTGTGGGGGGATGGGCTGGTGCGATTGCGGGTCAACAACTCTTTCGACATAAAACACAAAAACAGCCATTCAAAACCTATTTTATCATCAGTGTGATATTGAGTGTCTCGGCTATGGCGGCGGTATATCAGCTCTACCCACGCTAAAAGGCAACGCTGCTCATTAATCATCTTACTGGCAGGGACATGGAATACGTTACAGCATTTCTATGGCGGCAATATCCGCAGTGACCGTAATTCTCTCACAGCAGAATGAGGCTTGCATCGGCCACAGATGAGGGAGGAATAGTGGCGACCATTATCATCCTCTATTTGGCATAAAGATGTGAAAGGCTCGCCTGATGTTGGACTGTCATACAGCTGTGCATCTTCAACTGCCGGGTCGAAGTCGAGCGTAATCCTGACACCGTTGACCCAGGATTTTGGCAGCTTCTGTATCATCATCAGATCGGTCAGGACAGACGTGTAATGTTGTGTAATATGATCTATTAGTGGGACACTGGCATTAGACCTATGCGCGGACAATGAAAATTCTATGGTAGTAAGCCGGTGTTCGATAGCAAAGCGTTTTAGCTGACCGATAGCCCAGTATCCGCCGAATTCGTTGTTTCGACTGACAAAGCTGCTATTCAGCGAATTTGCTATCCCTCTAAGTTCTGTTCTTCGTGCCATTGCTTTTTCCTGACAGTAGGTCTAATTGGTACGCCTTTATTCTTTTGACGAAACATGCCGGGCTATCAGTCATAGCCCGGCTAGCAGAAGTAAAGAAAATTTAGAACTGGTAGTTTAATGAAACCCAGTAGTTGCGACCCGGGTTTACGTATCCTGTTGTGGATTGTGCGGTCTGGTAATAGTCACCTGCGTAGGTGCTGTTGCGGCCTACCTGATACAGTGTGACGTCGCTAAAGTCTTTATCCAACACGTTATTGACGGCTGTATTCAGGGTCAGTTCTTTGGTCAACTTATAGGACATTCCCATATCCAGAACGGTCCAGGCTTTTAAATTTGCCCCTTTATCATCATACACAGCCTTTTGTACTGCGCTGAGGTTGTCATAATTTTCGGTAAAGCGCGGGGCTTTACCGCGGTAGCGTGCGCTTAACCATGCGTTCATATCCTCGGTTGCCTGCCAGTTCAAACGGGCGTTAGCCATATGTTTGGGGGTGTAGCTCAACGGCGCGCCTTTGTTCTCGCCATCCTTTTGCTTGCTCTGTGTGTAGGTGTAGTTGAGGGATAAACTCAGCACGTCGGACCAAAGAGGGAAGGTGCTGGCGAATTCAACACCGTCCGTTCTTGCTTTGCCGCTGTTGGTATAGCTGTTGGTATTGTCATCGATAGAATATGAGACAATTTTATTTTTGTATTCGGTATAGAAACCAGTCACGTTTGCGTTCAGCCCTGCATCATTCTCATAATACAGCCCGGTTTCATAGCTGGTGCTTTCTTCTGGTTTAAGATCAGGATTGCCGACCGTATTGACGGTTCCCTGGGCGGTAACACCGCTGATGCCGTTGTGTAATTGGCTGAGTGACGGGGCTTTGTATCCGGTTGTCACACCGCCTTTCAGGGTCCACTCTTCGGAGACGTCCCAGACCATGTAGGCACGTGGGCTGAGGTGTCCGCCAAAGACATCATTATGCTCATAGCGTGTACCTGCGGTTAATGCCAGCGAATCGAGAATGTGCCATTCATCTTCCGCGTAGGTCGCCCATGTTTTCTGGTGGAATGTCTCACCGGTATTAGCCAATACCACGCCGTCTTTCATGCGGGCATCCCAGTATTCTCCCCCGAGGGTAAACAAATGCGAATCGCCCAACGGTGTCAGCAGCATCGAATCCAGAATGACGTTGGTATTTTTCAGTTCACGAGCGTCACCAGCCCTGCCTGCGTTTTCCGGCGTAAGGGCAGAAGAGACCAACTGGCGGCCTTTGTTCTCGGTTTCATTCCAGCCCACGGATGATTTCCAGGTGCCGAATGTTAATGCGGTATCGTGACCCAGAGTGACCTTGTTGCGCTCATAGCGCAGGGTTTTATCGTAACCCCCGGTCAGGTTGCCAAGTTGCCCGTCATCATTGTCGTAGCGCTGCCTGGCGGAATCGAGATCCAACCACAGCGTATTGCTTTCACCGGTTTTCCAGTCCAGACGGGTACCGATGTTGTAGTTTTCCGATTCCGTTGGATAAGGCACGCGCGTCGACGTGGTGTCGCTCAGGGAAGTGACGCTGGAGCCTTGTCGCTGTGTCGTGCTTCCGCGCACCTGCATGTCCAGCACGCCGGCGATTAAAGGACCGCTTGACCAAAAGTTAGCGACCGTGCTGTTACCCCATTTATTGCTTTCCTGTAGGTTAACACCGGTATTGATGGATGTGCTCCATTTATCCGTACTTCTTTTGGTGATGATGTTAACGACACCGCCAATAGCATCTGAACCGTATAGTGTCGACATGGGGCCGCGGATCACTTCAATATGATCGATGGCTGCCAGTGGAGGCATAAAACTGGTGTTCATGGCAGAGAAGCCGTTTGGTGTCACATCACTGCTGCCATTTTGACGAATACCGTCTATCAGAATTAGGGTATAGCTGGCGGGCATGCCGCGAATGCTGACCTCCAGACCGCCGGTTTTACCGGTGCTGCTTTCAACATCCACCCCTTCTACAGAGCGCAGGGCTTCCCCCAGATCATTATATTTATTGGTTTGTAATTCTTGTTGAGAGATAACTGAAACGCTAGCTGCGGCGTTGGTGATCTTTTTTTCGTAACCAGAAGCGGTCACGACCATCACGTCATCGGCGAAGGCATAAGTACAGCTGAATCCAAGACAGGACAGAACGACAGAGGCAACAGGTTTTAAACGCATAGTCAAACTTCCTTTGTTAAAAATTCAAAGGCAGTAAGATAATTGATGGAAATGATAATACAAATAATTATCATTACAAATTTACACAACTTGTCACTATGAGTATATTTCTTGAATAAACATACATAAATTGTCATAAATTTCAGATAAGGATTAACGACAGAATGCGTGGGTAGTTATCACTGCGATTATTAACTTTCATTTAATATGCAATTGAATAAATAGAGGGGGAAACAAAAATCACGGTGGTGAATCAATGCACATTAATAATTAAGAATTCGAGAGTCGTATGATGTTTTTTTAAAATCGTCATACTTTTCTGCGCTGTATCATTTTTTTCGTCAATGTGGTCCGCCATAATCCCTTCCCCAGGAGACCGTACAACGCATGCTTGTCGTTGTGTGGCATAAAAATAACGCAAAAGCGGGATAAGGTAATGATTAAAGGCAAGCTGGCACGGCTGACGTGTGCATTGACACTGGCATTTTCTTCCTCTCTTTTGGCTGCACAACCTGCGGCGGAAGGGCAGACGTTAAAGTTGGCTATTGGGCCAGAACCCACGGAAGGGTTTGACCCGATGCTGGGCTGGAGTCACGGCAGCTATCTGCTACTGCATGCGCCTTTATTAAAGCAAAATGCGGATATGAGTTGGGGAAACCTGCTGACGGAAAAGGTAGCGACCAGTGCAGATGGTAAAACCTGGACGTTAACGTTAAAACCCGACCTCAAATTCTCTGATGGATCCTCGCTCACGGCTGAAGATGTGGTGTTCACCTTCAACAAAGCCGCGACAAGCGGTGGGAAAATCGACATGGGGAATTTCACCCATGCGCGCCTGATAGATAGTCGCACGGTAGAAATGACGCTGCGCAGCCCGCAGAGTACGTTTGTGAACGTGCTGGGTTCGTTAGGTATTGTTCCGGCAAAACAATACGATGAAAAAACGTTTGCCAGAAATCCGATTGGCGCAGGCCCTTATCGACTGGTGAGTTTTCAACCGGGCCAACAGCTGATTGTAGAAGCTAACCCGTGGTATGCCGGTAAGAAAAATGATTTTAACCGGCTGGTGTTTGTCTTCCTGGACGAAGATAACGCTTACGCTGCCGCACGCAGTGGTCAACTGGGTCTGGTACGTATTGCGCCGTCCATGGCCGTTGCCCGTCAGCAAAACAATTTGAAACTGTGGGTTCGAAACAGCGTAGAGAATCGGGGGATCGTCTTCCCGATGGTACCGGCTGGCAAGAAAGATGCTAACGGTTATCCGGTAGGTAACGATATTACGGCCGATGTCGCCATCAGACGGGCCATTAACTACGCCATCGATCGTAAGCAACTTGCTGAGCAGGTTATGGAAGGTCACGCTATCCCTGCGTACAGCGCGGTTCAGGGGTTGCCATGGCAGGGGCCATCGGTTGCATTTAAAGATGGCGACGCTGAAAAAGCACGTACTCTTCTGGAGCAGGCTGGCTGGAAAGTCGGCCCGGATGGTGTGCGTGTAAAAGACGGCAAAGCGGCCCGCCTGACCTTATGGTATGCGAGCGGCGACAGCACACGTCGGGATTTAGCCGAAGCTGTGCGTGCAATGCTGGAACCTGTAGGCATTGCGGTATCACTGCAATCAGGAAGCTGGGAAACCGTTGAGCGCCATATGCATGCAAACCCAACACTGTTTGGTTGGGGGAGTTTAGATCCGATGGAGCTTTTCCATCACTACAGCGGGCAGGCAGCGGGCGTTGAGTATTACAACCCCGGTTATTACAGCAACCCTGTGATTGAACAACATCTGAAACATGCCGTTGATGCTGCGGACTGGCAAAAAGCGGTGCCTTTCTGGCAACAGGTTGAGTGGGATGGCAAGCAGGGTGCTGGTGTCCAGGGGGATGCAGCGTGGGCATGGTTGCTGAATATCCAGCACACCTATCTGGCCAATCCGTGCATTAATTTGGGTAAAGGTGCGCCGGAAATTCACGGCAGCTGGTCTCTGCTCAATAATCTTGATGAATGGACCTGGACCTGCCGTTGATGAAGTCTGTTTTGGGTCATTTTTTGCGGCTGATCGTGTTGTTAGTGCTGGTTGCGGCTGGCACTTTTATCTTGCTCAGTTTTTCGCCGGTCGATCCGATCCGTGCCTATATAGGCAACGATCTTCTGCATGTGCCACCGGAACAATATGCGCGCATCGCTGCCCGTTGGGGATTGGATCAGCCGCTGTGGGAACGTTTCGGACACTGGTTTGTACGCGTCTTGCAGGGCGATCTTGGGTATTCGATGCTGTTTAATGCGCCGGTTGCCAGCGTGATCAAAGAGCGTTTTGCTACCTCGTTCGCGCTGCTGAGTGGCGCATGGTTGCTATCGGGTTTGCTGGGCACGGCAATGGGGTTTGTTGCCGGGCGCTTTCTGAACCGCTGGCCGGATAAAATGATCTGCCGACTTAGCTATCTGCTCTCATCATTGCCGACCTTCTGGATTGGTATGCTGCTGCTGGCTGTGTTTGCGGTGCGCTGGCCGTTGCTGCCCGTCTGTTGTGCGTGGGAACCGGGTAATAGTGGTGATATGGCCACCTTCGTTGAGCGTCTGCGCCATCTGGTTCTCCCAGTATGTGCCCTCAGTTTATTGGGATTAGGGCAAATTACGCTCCATACCCGAGAAAGCATCGCCAGCGTGATGAAAAGCGAATTCGTCCGTTTTGCTCGCTCTCAGGGGGACAAGGGATGGTCATTGTTGCGCCACCAGGTCCTGCGTCATGCCATCACTCCGGCGTTGTGCCTGCAGTTCGCTTCACTTGGCGAACTGTTTGGTGGCGCATTGCTGGCGGAAAAAGTCTTTGCTTATCCCGGACTGGGGCAGGCCACTATCGATGCTGGATTGCGCGGCGATGTGCCATTACTGATGGGCATCGTCCTGTTCAGTACCGTGCTGGTGTTTATGGGCAACTCGCTCTCCTCCTGGTTAGTCCATGTTCTGAATCGAGCGGTGGAGCGTCCTGATGCTCTATAACCCAACCCCAACGTTAATTCGCCTGCTGCTGTCTGCGGGCGGTCTACTCTTCATCGCCCTATATGGTTCTGCCACGCTGGATAATGCGCTGAGCGTTAATCTGCTGGCCCGCCATCTGCCACCGGATGCGCAGCACTGGTTTGGTACGGATAACCTCGGACGCGATTTATGGGTCCGATGCTTTCAGGGGGCGTTAACCAGCCTGCAGATTGGTATCGGTGCGGCATTGTGTAGCGGGTTGATTGCCTTATTGATGGCGGCGGTTTCGCGTTTACATCCGCGTATGGATGTCCTGATGCGACTGGTCACCGACGCCATGCTGTCGATGCCGCATCTGCTGCTGCTTATTTTGATCTGTTTTACCCTTGGCGGCGGCAAAAGTGGGGTCGTGCTGGCGGTTGCGCTGACCCACTGGCCGCGTCTGGCCTTAATCCTGCGCGCTGAGGCGGAACGCGTCGCACACAGTGACTACCTGATGCTGACCCGACGGCTGGGACACGGTCATTTTTACTGCTGGCGCCATCACTATTTACCTGCGCTTTTGCCGCAATGGCTAACCGGTACGCTGTTGATGTTTCCGCACGCGGTGTTGCATAGCGCGGCGCTAAGTTTTCTTGGATTCGGGCTGGCGCAGCATGAACCGTCGCTAGGGCTGTTGCTGGCGGATGCGTTGCGATTTATCAGCCACGGTAACTGGTGGCTGGTGCTGTTTCCGGGGTTAATGCTGTTCAGCCTGGTAATGTTATTTGATCAGTTTGCCAGGGCGGTACATCGTTTGTGGTTGAGAGGTGATGCATGTTGAGTTTAAAGCAGGTCTCGCTGGACGTGGCGCGTTATCGCTGGTACGGCGCGAGAAAATGGTCATCGCTGCTACAGGATATATCTTTTGATATTGCGCCCGGTCAGATGGTGGCGTTAGTCGGCGGCAGCGGGGAAGGTAAGAGCCTGTTGTTGCAGTGCCTGCTCGACCTGTTACCTGAAAATCTGCGCGTTAAGGGCACGATAACTCTCGATGGAAAAACGATGGATCGCAATGACATCTGTGAATGTCGCGGCAATACCTTTAGTTATGTACCACAGGGCGTACAGGCGCTTAATCCACTGCTGACCATTGAAAAGCATTTAAAAAGAGCGAGCCAGCTCTCAGGTAAGCCCTGGGACGCAGGGGAAATGACACAACTGCTCCAGCGTAGCCAGCTGGATGCCAGCGTATTAGATGCCTTCCCGCGCCAGCTTTCCGGTGGGATGGCTAAACGTGTACTGGCGTGTCATGCGTCGCTCAGTCAGGCGCAGTATATCCTTGCCGACGAAATAACAGCCTGGCTTGATGCGCCATTGGCTAATCAGTTACTTGGGCATTTGCGCGGGCTTTGCGAGCAGGGACGCGGCGTGTTGTGGGTGACGCACGATCTCACGCTGGCTGCACGCCATGCGGATCGTATTGTCGCCCTGCATCAGGGACGGGTATCGGATAACGTGAGTCGTGAACAGTTGCTGCGTGGAGAAATCAGCGAACAGCTGCAGCGGCAATGGTGGGCGCTACCTGAAAGAAATCAACTTTTTGGAGAGCTAAATGCTGTGCTGTCGTGATGTTGT
It encodes:
- the dgcJ gene encoding diguanylate cyclase DgcJ; the encoded protein is MSRQKYISAIILILVCTTSLFATLAVREAHDLQNYMGYVAENGKSALFHEESINQNIATRLSREFYRRIADAPPDDTERAAICQHLETEGGIYGFNLLKKNRNNLDGTLQTRNRSCNEWGGDIGALSVIHTAERAAQSKYSFSNYTGYRFRNIRYYIDLTHNYIYINQPVNTQNYTFSNWLVGNNGSINIARSTHTISIDDNALTDLLTGETTLSHIYQDGYTRNNIISMLTPVFLGDKVKGILITDINIDDLVVSFNTVDRPLLWQFLSLYVTDNGTGSHIVFHKPYIKSYALISYEDSLTQYYTLHVKLDAIYVIIANLWLLLLYLLGTWALCRYAHKQLIRQTLLSRDNVTDAMTGLYNRKVITPELEHKIRSLVDRVIPVTVIAIDSDGLKRINDSLGHHMGDKVIQMLGMALGNTIRKSDYGIRLGGDEFCLVLIDYSLNKSRDVITRAQEQLLAIDTDKLVAFSWGAYQLLPGDTLEVAMLKADELLYQHKRSKYPERK
- a CDS encoding ABC transporter permease is translated as MKSVLGHFLRLIVLLVLVAAGTFILLSFSPVDPIRAYIGNDLLHVPPEQYARIAARWGLDQPLWERFGHWFVRVLQGDLGYSMLFNAPVASVIKERFATSFALLSGAWLLSGLLGTAMGFVAGRFLNRWPDKMICRLSYLLSSLPTFWIGMLLLAVFAVRWPLLPVCCAWEPGNSGDMATFVERLRHLVLPVCALSLLGLGQITLHTRESIASVMKSEFVRFARSQGDKGWSLLRHQVLRHAITPALCLQFASLGELFGGALLAEKVFAYPGLGQATIDAGLRGDVPLLMGIVLFSTVLVFMGNSLSSWLVHVLNRAVERPDAL
- a CDS encoding phospholipase D family protein encodes the protein MNKPAFLLLIIAGSASAAPSIEVGFSPEGSAQRLVLDTINEAHSSIQMVAYAFQAKDIVAALDAAQQRGVRVQVVIDKRRNKGTTSLAAMRDITRHGVELRIDGHYHIQHDKMMIVDGSTLETGSFNYAKSAEYDNSENVIVIKKMPEVVSQYQKHFASRWAISEPFELKKQS
- a CDS encoding cyclic diguanylate phosphodiesterase; translation: MRSTFLPIIVAVCLSLAGVSILSLQLWYSSNADSLAGAKYAEKNINRILDEAAMATRTAMDIVIEGCNLEEQYQLGTEAALKPHLRTILIIKRGAVWCSSLPGNRVLLTHIPSMSDTNLLLVPAKDTVNELPILLYQTNFVASRILVTISDQHIRDALNVPLKGVDYSLLVGKSVIGTSGDVTTVNTSKQLAGRIESTKYHYSIIYNQPPLFSLLRIVTKGPGILIFILLISCVTAYFLEIYFKKNDTPEETLRRAIIAGEIVPFYQIIVNGSDGTLRGVEVLARWKHPKVGYISPASFIPVAEKSGLIIPLTRNLMIQVVKHMNTISNKLPEGFHIGINYSATHITSPTFVEECLKYRDSFNRSDLHLVIEVTEREPLHVDENLVRRLNTLHENGFVIALDDFGTGYSGLSYLHDLHIDYIKIDQSFIGRVNADPDSTRILDCVLELARKLSLSIVAEGVETKEQLDYLNKNNITFLQGYYFYKPVAFTELIMILLSKPKVKVVVG
- a CDS encoding DUF1294 domain-containing protein; protein product: MNLNRCCYLLLIVAAIGSYFTLHPLVVWFLSANVLTLVIYGVDKIAARKVWRRVPESTLLVFGVVGGWAGAIAGQQLFRHKTQKQPFKTYFIISVILSVSAMAAVYQLYPR
- a CDS encoding ABC transporter permease, whose protein sequence is MLYNPTPTLIRLLLSAGGLLFIALYGSATLDNALSVNLLARHLPPDAQHWFGTDNLGRDLWVRCFQGALTSLQIGIGAALCSGLIALLMAAVSRLHPRMDVLMRLVTDAMLSMPHLLLLILICFTLGGGKSGVVLAVALTHWPRLALILRAEAERVAHSDYLMLTRRLGHGHFYCWRHHYLPALLPQWLTGTLLMFPHAVLHSAALSFLGFGLAQHEPSLGLLLADALRFISHGNWWLVLFPGLMLFSLVMLFDQFARAVHRLWLRGDAC
- a CDS encoding TonB-dependent receptor is translated as MRLKPVASVVLSCLGFSCTYAFADDVMVVTASGYEKKITNAAASVSVISQQELQTNKYNDLGEALRSVEGVDVESSTGKTGGLEVSIRGMPASYTLILIDGIRQNGSSDVTPNGFSAMNTSFMPPLAAIDHIEVIRGPMSTLYGSDAIGGVVNIITKRSTDKWSTSINTGVNLQESNKWGNSTVANFWSSGPLIAGVLDMQVRGSTTQRQGSSVTSLSDTTSTRVPYPTESENYNIGTRLDWKTGESNTLWLDLDSARQRYDNDDGQLGNLTGGYDKTLRYERNKVTLGHDTALTFGTWKSSVGWNETENKGRQLVSSALTPENAGRAGDARELKNTNVILDSMLLTPLGDSHLFTLGGEYWDARMKDGVVLANTGETFHQKTWATYAEDEWHILDSLALTAGTRYEHNDVFGGHLSPRAYMVWDVSEEWTLKGGVTTGYKAPSLSQLHNGISGVTAQGTVNTVGNPDLKPEESTSYETGLYYENDAGLNANVTGFYTEYKNKIVSYSIDDNTNSYTNSGKARTDGVEFASTFPLWSDVLSLSLNYTYTQSKQKDGENKGAPLSYTPKHMANARLNWQATEDMNAWLSARYRGKAPRFTENYDNLSAVQKAVYDDKGANLKAWTVLDMGMSYKLTKELTLNTAVNNVLDKDFSDVTLYQVGRNSTYAGDYYQTAQSTTGYVNPGRNYWVSLNYQF
- a CDS encoding ABC transporter substrate-binding protein → MIKGKLARLTCALTLAFSSSLLAAQPAAEGQTLKLAIGPEPTEGFDPMLGWSHGSYLLLHAPLLKQNADMSWGNLLTEKVATSADGKTWTLTLKPDLKFSDGSSLTAEDVVFTFNKAATSGGKIDMGNFTHARLIDSRTVEMTLRSPQSTFVNVLGSLGIVPAKQYDEKTFARNPIGAGPYRLVSFQPGQQLIVEANPWYAGKKNDFNRLVFVFLDEDNAYAAARSGQLGLVRIAPSMAVARQQNNLKLWVRNSVENRGIVFPMVPAGKKDANGYPVGNDITADVAIRRAINYAIDRKQLAEQVMEGHAIPAYSAVQGLPWQGPSVAFKDGDAEKARTLLEQAGWKVGPDGVRVKDGKAARLTLWYASGDSTRRDLAEAVRAMLEPVGIAVSLQSGSWETVERHMHANPTLFGWGSLDPMELFHHYSGQAAGVEYYNPGYYSNPVIEQHLKHAVDAADWQKAVPFWQQVEWDGKQGAGVQGDAAWAWLLNIQHTYLANPCINLGKGAPEIHGSWSLLNNLDEWTWTCR